The Arthrobacter sp. NicSoilC5 genome has a window encoding:
- a CDS encoding LPXTG cell wall anchor domain-containing protein: MKKTLAALALAGSIALVGSAPAMAATYPALPPQAAVSDGTVGPGETFVFRGQGFLAGEGLTITVTPGQAPASNGAGLGRSVGVKIPVFQAPQTLSATADAQGAVSLPISISEAGTYSLTATGNTSGVTVGPVTVTVAASLANTGGNAAGSAPLANTGLANTGADSGLILWTLVGAGALAAGATSVVVVRRRAKAEVSA; encoded by the coding sequence ATGAAGAAGACTCTTGCTGCGCTCGCACTTGCCGGCTCCATCGCACTCGTCGGTTCCGCGCCTGCCATGGCCGCAACCTACCCTGCCCTGCCGCCGCAGGCCGCCGTTTCGGACGGCACTGTTGGCCCGGGTGAAACCTTCGTCTTCCGCGGCCAGGGCTTCCTTGCCGGCGAAGGCCTTACCATCACCGTCACGCCGGGTCAGGCTCCCGCCTCCAACGGTGCCGGCCTGGGCCGCTCCGTCGGCGTCAAGATTCCTGTCTTCCAGGCACCGCAGACCCTGTCCGCAACGGCTGACGCTCAGGGCGCAGTCTCCCTGCCGATCTCCATCAGCGAAGCAGGCACCTACTCCCTGACCGCCACCGGCAACACCTCCGGTGTCACCGTTGGTCCCGTCACCGTTACCGTGGCTGCCTCGCTGGCCAACACTGGCGGCAACGCTGCCGGCAGCGCTCCGCTGGCAAACACCGGCTTGGCCAACACCGGCGCCGACTCCGGCCTGATCCTGTGGACCCTTGTGGGCGCAGGCGCACTGGCCGCCGGTGCAACCTCCGTTGTGGTGGTTCGCCGCCGCGCCAAGGCTGAGGTTTCCGCCTAA
- a CDS encoding VanZ family protein has protein sequence MVVPLALVAFWPSPVDKPVSGQLAATLGFLHHYGVPRWVNYNFVEASANIALFIPLGFVAALAFPSKRWWQIGALGMLMSGCIELGQLLFLHDRFASPSDVTTNTSGAVIGALIAALAMQKGRPAAFRQRTSQEQ, from the coding sequence ATGGTGGTACCGCTGGCCCTGGTCGCGTTCTGGCCGTCACCCGTAGACAAACCCGTCTCAGGACAACTCGCCGCCACACTGGGATTCCTCCACCACTACGGCGTTCCCCGCTGGGTCAACTACAACTTCGTAGAGGCCTCAGCAAATATCGCCCTATTCATCCCCCTCGGATTTGTAGCCGCGCTGGCATTTCCTTCCAAAAGATGGTGGCAAATCGGCGCGCTAGGCATGCTGATGTCCGGCTGCATCGAACTGGGACAGTTACTGTTTCTTCATGACCGCTTTGCAAGCCCGTCAGACGTCACGACAAATACGTCAGGGGCTGTCATTGGAGCCCTAATAGCTGCTCTGGCGATGCAAAAAGGGAGGCCCGCCGCCTTCCGGCAACGGACCTCCCAAGAACAGTAA
- the galU gene encoding UTP--glucose-1-phosphate uridylyltransferase GalU translates to MTTGKAITKAVIPAAGLGTRFLPATKAMPKEMLPVVDRPAIQYVVEEAINAGLSDLLMITGRNKRALEDHFDREPGLEAALEAKGDKDKLGLVEYASNLGPIHYVRQGEAKGLGHAVLCAQQHVGDEPFAVLLGDDLIDEAEDLLSTMMEVQQKTGGSVIALIEVDPTQISAYGCADISPVDGEDYVRVNSLVEKPAVAEAPSNLAVIGRYVLHHNVFSVLETTEPGRGNEIQLTDALQTLAAGEGEGSGVYGVVFKGRRYDTGDKLSYLKAVITLASERVEFGEDLKTWMKGFIG, encoded by the coding sequence ATGACTACGGGGAAAGCTATAACCAAAGCCGTCATTCCTGCTGCCGGATTGGGAACGCGCTTCCTGCCCGCCACCAAGGCAATGCCGAAGGAAATGTTGCCGGTGGTTGACCGCCCGGCCATTCAGTATGTGGTGGAGGAAGCAATTAATGCTGGCCTCTCAGATCTGCTGATGATCACTGGCCGTAACAAACGCGCGTTGGAGGATCACTTCGACCGCGAACCGGGGCTGGAGGCAGCCCTGGAGGCCAAGGGCGACAAGGACAAGCTGGGCTTGGTGGAGTACGCCTCCAATCTGGGCCCCATCCACTACGTCCGCCAGGGTGAGGCCAAAGGCCTGGGCCACGCTGTGCTCTGCGCCCAGCAGCACGTGGGTGACGAGCCCTTCGCCGTGCTCCTGGGTGACGACCTCATCGACGAGGCAGAGGACCTGCTGAGCACCATGATGGAGGTGCAACAGAAGACCGGGGGGTCGGTGATCGCCCTGATCGAGGTTGATCCCACACAGATCAGCGCTTACGGCTGTGCAGACATCTCTCCGGTGGACGGCGAGGACTACGTCCGCGTCAACAGTTTGGTGGAGAAGCCAGCCGTTGCCGAAGCACCTTCCAACCTGGCCGTCATCGGCCGCTACGTGCTGCACCACAACGTGTTCAGCGTCCTGGAGACCACCGAGCCGGGCCGCGGCAACGAGATCCAGCTGACCGACGCGTTGCAGACCCTCGCAGCGGGCGAGGGCGAAGGCTCCGGCGTGTACGGCGTGGTCTTCAAAGGCCGTCGCTACGACACGGGTGACAAGCTGAGCTACCTCAAAGCCGTCATCACCCTCGCGTCCGAGCGCGTGGAATTCGGTGAGGACCTGAAAACCTGGATGAAGGGCTTCATCGGGTAA
- a CDS encoding nucleotidyltransferase family protein, producing the protein MTSARHENQLMIPEGVLLGHALVARLAGSLGIRVFFIKGPASVTQGLREAKISADVDVFVDPSKVEELLQGLHERGWRQRPADPDDRTFPKHSVTVHHAAWPCCIDVHFRFPGMERTAYDCFEALWANTVHMQLAGQRLRVPTKALGILFLALHALRSHELPACRQELEYLAVLTRRDSQAEALLELASATGALAAVRPFLEGLLPEPIAPAWPEPSREWRNRVAAQAPGSARIIAIVQAPWGEKPNILWRAVRPGREVLLGANIYADMSLPGRFRQHGARWVRFLVALPRLTGDLRKLRSNGD; encoded by the coding sequence ATGACTTCTGCCCGCCACGAAAACCAGCTCATGATTCCGGAGGGCGTGCTCCTCGGCCACGCCCTCGTGGCGCGGCTGGCGGGCAGCCTGGGCATCCGGGTCTTCTTCATCAAGGGGCCAGCAAGCGTCACCCAGGGGCTGCGAGAAGCCAAAATCTCTGCGGATGTGGACGTTTTCGTGGACCCCTCCAAAGTAGAGGAGTTGCTGCAGGGGCTCCATGAACGCGGATGGCGGCAACGCCCGGCGGACCCGGATGATAGGACGTTCCCGAAGCACTCGGTCACTGTCCACCACGCAGCGTGGCCTTGCTGTATCGACGTGCACTTTCGCTTCCCCGGAATGGAAAGGACCGCTTATGACTGTTTTGAGGCGCTGTGGGCAAACACTGTCCACATGCAGCTCGCAGGGCAACGGCTTAGGGTCCCTACGAAGGCTCTCGGCATCCTGTTTCTGGCGTTGCACGCCCTGCGGTCGCATGAGCTGCCGGCATGCCGACAGGAGCTTGAGTACTTGGCCGTTCTGACTCGACGGGATTCCCAGGCAGAGGCGCTCCTGGAGCTCGCTTCAGCCACCGGCGCCTTGGCGGCCGTGAGGCCCTTCCTTGAGGGTCTTCTGCCCGAACCCATTGCCCCGGCATGGCCGGAGCCTTCCCGAGAGTGGCGCAACCGCGTTGCCGCGCAGGCGCCTGGGAGCGCTCGGATCATAGCCATCGTCCAGGCACCGTGGGGGGAAAAACCAAACATACTGTGGCGCGCCGTGCGTCCCGGCAGAGAAGTACTCCTGGGCGCGAACATTTACGCGGATATGTCCCTTCCGGGACGTTTCCGACAACATGGCGCCAGGTGGGTACGCTTTCTAGTCGCCCTGCCCCGCCTCACTGGGGACCTCAGGAAACTCCGATCTAACGGTGATTGA
- a CDS encoding polysaccharide biosynthesis tyrosine autokinase, whose translation MSTTAAPAEVSVGLDLADYLNVLRTYWKAIVAFTLLATLAAAGWTALQPKVYSSDSSGIVVTPGSDNVSLALAGDSLAKAKVKNYESVAKSRLVADRVIHALDLKTTADALLGSISVKVPLDTAEIRVTAQSTDPATAQRVADAWVNGLAAQVEAIETAPSAEAVSGAATTPDAGTQAGAATAVRVLPLGKAVLPASPTSPNTKLNLALGALAGLAHGVAYALIRRHLDRRIRRAGDIERLFGVPVIGTLPVDHRLDGNSTIVDAGSAAQMHDAGGAMAEALRELRTNLSFLDVDQPPRVIVVTSSLQTEGKSTVTANLAVTMAAAGENVVVVDGDLRRPTLVDVFNLVPGVGVTDVLTGTANLADVLQPWGALPNLSVLGSGRIPPNPSELLGSRAMKNLLATLAKDAVVLIDAPPLLPVTDAAVLSRAADGAILVIRTGRTTQEQLDQSLGNLEKVKGRVLGAVLNYVPTKGTDAYSYYGTYTSRPTPLPAEPEAVDNFSETDSRAAVETDLVGRRARI comes from the coding sequence ATGAGCACAACAGCAGCCCCGGCCGAGGTATCCGTAGGGCTGGACCTGGCAGACTATTTGAATGTCCTCCGGACGTACTGGAAGGCCATTGTGGCCTTCACCCTGCTGGCCACCCTGGCAGCCGCGGGATGGACTGCTCTCCAGCCAAAGGTCTACTCCTCCGATTCCAGCGGCATCGTGGTCACGCCGGGCTCGGACAACGTCAGCCTCGCGCTGGCCGGCGACAGCCTGGCCAAGGCCAAGGTCAAGAACTACGAGTCGGTGGCAAAGTCACGGCTCGTCGCTGACCGTGTCATCCATGCGCTTGACCTCAAGACCACTGCTGATGCCCTGCTCGGCAGCATCAGCGTCAAAGTTCCGCTGGACACGGCAGAGATCAGGGTCACCGCACAGTCGACTGATCCCGCAACCGCCCAGCGGGTAGCGGACGCCTGGGTGAATGGCCTTGCAGCGCAGGTAGAGGCCATCGAGACAGCGCCCTCCGCCGAGGCGGTTTCCGGCGCCGCAACAACGCCCGACGCCGGAACACAAGCCGGTGCAGCCACGGCTGTCCGTGTCCTCCCACTGGGTAAAGCCGTCCTGCCCGCCAGCCCCACGTCGCCTAACACTAAGCTCAATCTGGCCCTTGGCGCCCTCGCCGGGTTGGCCCATGGCGTGGCCTATGCCCTGATCCGCCGCCACCTGGACCGCCGGATCCGCAGGGCTGGGGATATTGAACGGCTGTTCGGCGTCCCCGTCATCGGCACCCTCCCGGTGGACCACCGGCTGGACGGCAACAGCACCATCGTGGACGCCGGCTCCGCGGCGCAGATGCATGACGCCGGGGGCGCCATGGCTGAGGCTCTACGCGAACTGCGTACGAACCTCAGCTTTCTGGACGTGGACCAACCACCCCGGGTTATCGTGGTCACCAGTTCGCTCCAGACCGAGGGCAAATCGACTGTGACAGCCAATCTTGCAGTAACTATGGCAGCAGCGGGTGAAAACGTCGTGGTGGTCGACGGCGACCTCCGCCGGCCAACGCTGGTGGACGTTTTCAACCTTGTTCCCGGTGTTGGGGTCACCGATGTGCTCACGGGCACGGCCAATCTGGCCGACGTCCTGCAGCCGTGGGGAGCCCTGCCGAACCTCTCGGTGTTGGGATCGGGGCGGATCCCTCCCAACCCCAGCGAACTGCTTGGGTCCCGGGCGATGAAGAACTTGCTGGCCACCTTGGCGAAAGATGCCGTGGTTCTCATCGACGCACCGCCGCTTCTTCCGGTGACCGATGCTGCCGTCCTGTCCCGGGCAGCCGACGGTGCCATCCTCGTGATTCGCACCGGCAGGACCACCCAAGAACAGCTGGACCAGTCCTTGGGGAACCTTGAAAAGGTGAAGGGACGCGTCCTGGGAGCCGTCCTCAACTACGTTCCCACCAAGGGCACGGATGCCTACTCTTACTACGGGACTTATACCTCGAGGCCCACACCGTTGCCTGCGGAACCGGAAGCGGTTGACAATTTTTCCGAAACGGACAGTCGCGCCGCAGTGGAAACCGACCTCGTCGGGCGCAGGGCCAGGATCTAG
- a CDS encoding PqqD family protein, protein MVAEVCTKPRSRVALLHLDATQPVVLEGTAAVIWDLIDGQRSEKDILVELEATFEDQSGQMQAQVESFLATLEEQRLIEAARGVSH, encoded by the coding sequence TTGGTCGCAGAAGTCTGCACCAAGCCCCGGTCCCGTGTTGCCCTGCTGCACCTCGATGCAACCCAGCCTGTGGTCCTGGAGGGCACTGCGGCTGTGATCTGGGACCTGATCGATGGACAGCGCAGTGAGAAGGACATCCTCGTCGAACTTGAGGCAACCTTCGAGGATCAATCGGGGCAGATGCAGGCCCAGGTGGAAAGCTTCCTTGCCACCCTCGAAGAGCAGCGTCTCATCGAGGCTGCCCGCGGCGTTTCCCACTAA